CGATCGCACCACTCCCCCCAAACCTTTATCAGCAGAATTAGGGAAAGAAGAATTAACGATCGACTGGGACGAAAACCCATCTCATCAGAGTATTTTTCCCCTCTCTTGGTTGATGATTCATGCTTACGATCAACCCCATCGTCGGAGAGAAAAGGGGAAAGAGGAAAAAATTCTCTGGGACAAAAGCGGAATTGAAGCTTACTCACTCCAGTATCATGATTTTCCCAATTGCGATCGTACCTCCTGGGTTAAGGAACTTTTCCAGCTAGGATTTACTTTCCTAGAAAACATGAAATTAGAGGAATTAGCGCCTTTTCTCGCCGACAACATCGGGCCGATATATCACACCGAATACGGAGCTTTTGCTCCGGTAAAATTCAAACCAGGGGCGAATGATTTAGGAGAAACGGACTATCCCCTATCACCCCACACCGATTACCCTTATCGGTATAATCACCCCTTGCTGGTCTGTTTTTACATGGTAGAAAATACGGTAATGGGTGGAGAAAGTGTTCTAGTCGATGGGTTTCGTATCGCTCAAGACTTTCGTAAAGATCATCCAGACTACTTTCAAATTTTAGCCCAAACCCCGATCCAATTTCAACAGTTTTACACAGAGTTTCAATATTATTACCAGCGCACACAAACCCTCTTAAAACTTGATTATCAAGGAGAAGTAGAGGAGATTACCTTTGGTCACTCCCATGTCTATAATTGGGATCTACCATTTGAAGAAATGGAAGAATTTTATGCAGCTTACTCGGCATTTTTCCGTTATCTCGAAAATCCCGATTACCAATACTGTATCCGCCTGCAACCTGGCAATTGTTTGTTAATGCAAAACGCGAGAATTCTTCACGGACGTAAGGCTTTCAGTACTAATTCCGGTAGCCGACATCTTGAGGTAGTTTATTTGTCTTGGGACTACTTTACGGGACGGCATAATTTTGAGCAGCATAAGCATCTTTACTTGAGCAACAATTAGATAGCTCCAGTTGATA
Above is a genomic segment from Aerosakkonema funiforme FACHB-1375 containing:
- a CDS encoding TauD/TfdA family dioxygenase, coding for MFNHNYLTVEDKRFHYIWLRDNCLCPQCRHPTSFQKIHNISDRTTPPKPLSAELGKEELTIDWDENPSHQSIFPLSWLMIHAYDQPHRRREKGKEEKILWDKSGIEAYSLQYHDFPNCDRTSWVKELFQLGFTFLENMKLEELAPFLADNIGPIYHTEYGAFAPVKFKPGANDLGETDYPLSPHTDYPYRYNHPLLVCFYMVENTVMGGESVLVDGFRIAQDFRKDHPDYFQILAQTPIQFQQFYTEFQYYYQRTQTLLKLDYQGEVEEITFGHSHVYNWDLPFEEMEEFYAAYSAFFRYLENPDYQYCIRLQPGNCLLMQNARILHGRKAFSTNSGSRHLEVVYLSWDYFTGRHNFEQHKHLYLSNN